In Streptomyces sp. DG2A-72, one genomic interval encodes:
- a CDS encoding glycoside hydrolase family 3 N-terminal domain-containing protein, whose translation MTTAPWRDPALPAAARVDDLLARMTLEEKTAQLYGVWVGAATDGDGVAPHQHDMTVDYTWDELITHGLGQLTRSYGTAPVDPALGAQALARAQRRIADSGRFGIPAVAHEECLAGFTAWGATAYPVPLAWGATFDPPLVEEMARHIGRDLRAAGVHQGLAPVLDVVRDPRWGRVEETIGEDPYLVGTVGAAYVRGLESAGIIATLKHFAGYASSAGARNQAPVRAGVRELADVILPPFELALREGGARSVMAAYNETDGVPASADPALLTELLRRDWGFTGTVVADYFGIGFLQTLHRVAGSPAEAAHAALAAGIDVELPTVKCYGRPLLEAVREGRVPEELVERAARRVLLQKCELGLLDADWDPEPKGPIDLDSTANRALARRLAEESVVLLDNPDGVLPLAPDARIAVVGPRAADALAMLGCYSFPSHVLTHHPEVPMGIEIPPVLQALRDELPDAKVTFAEGCDTSDPDTSGFEEAVARASEADVCVAVLGDRAGLFGRGTSGEGCDVTDLRLPGVQGELLDNLIATGVPVVLVLLTGRPYALGRWHGRLGAVVQAFFPGEEGGPAVAGVLSGRVNPSGRLPVSVPHVPGGQPWTYLQPPLGLAGEVSNLDPTPLYAFGHGRSYTTFAWESFEGTHPSIDTDGSYDISLTVRNTGDRAGAEVVQLYLHDPVASVTRPDVRLIGYRRVELEPGEANRVTFRFHTDLSSFTDRSGRRVVEPGVLELRLAASSADVRHTARVELTGHVRELGPDRRLRCETEVSAPG comes from the coding sequence ATGACCACCGCCCCCTGGCGTGACCCCGCCCTGCCCGCCGCCGCCCGCGTCGACGATCTCCTCGCCCGGATGACCCTGGAGGAGAAGACCGCCCAGCTGTACGGCGTGTGGGTGGGCGCCGCCACGGACGGCGACGGAGTCGCCCCGCACCAGCACGACATGACCGTCGACTACACCTGGGACGAGCTGATCACCCACGGCCTGGGCCAGCTCACCCGCTCCTACGGCACCGCCCCCGTGGACCCGGCGCTGGGCGCACAGGCACTGGCCCGCGCCCAGCGCCGTATCGCCGACTCGGGCCGCTTCGGCATCCCTGCCGTGGCCCACGAGGAGTGCCTCGCCGGCTTCACGGCCTGGGGCGCCACCGCCTACCCGGTCCCCCTCGCCTGGGGCGCCACCTTCGACCCGCCGCTGGTCGAGGAGATGGCCCGGCACATCGGCCGCGACCTGCGCGCGGCCGGCGTCCACCAGGGCCTCGCGCCCGTCCTGGACGTCGTACGGGATCCGCGCTGGGGCCGGGTCGAGGAGACGATCGGCGAGGACCCGTACCTGGTCGGCACGGTCGGCGCCGCCTATGTACGGGGCCTGGAGTCGGCCGGGATCATCGCCACGCTCAAGCACTTCGCCGGATACGCGTCCTCCGCGGGCGCCCGGAACCAGGCCCCCGTGCGGGCGGGCGTCCGGGAGCTCGCGGACGTGATCCTCCCGCCCTTCGAGCTGGCGCTGCGCGAGGGCGGGGCCCGCTCGGTGATGGCGGCCTACAACGAGACGGACGGCGTCCCGGCCTCCGCGGACCCGGCCCTGCTGACCGAACTCCTGCGCCGGGACTGGGGGTTCACGGGCACGGTCGTCGCCGACTACTTCGGCATCGGCTTCCTGCAGACCCTGCACCGCGTGGCCGGTTCCCCCGCCGAGGCGGCGCACGCGGCGCTCGCCGCGGGCATCGACGTGGAACTGCCGACGGTGAAGTGCTACGGCCGCCCGCTGCTGGAGGCGGTACGGGAGGGCCGCGTCCCGGAGGAACTGGTGGAACGGGCCGCCCGCCGGGTCCTGCTCCAGAAGTGCGAACTCGGCCTCCTGGACGCCGACTGGGACCCGGAGCCGAAGGGCCCGATCGACCTCGACTCGACGGCCAACCGCGCCCTCGCCCGCCGTCTGGCCGAGGAGTCCGTGGTCCTGCTGGACAACCCGGACGGCGTGCTGCCGCTGGCCCCGGACGCCCGGATCGCGGTCGTGGGCCCGCGCGCGGCGGACGCCCTCGCCATGCTCGGCTGCTACTCCTTCCCGTCCCACGTCCTCACCCACCACCCGGAAGTCCCCATGGGCATCGAGATCCCGCCCGTCCTCCAGGCCCTGCGCGACGAACTCCCCGACGCCAAGGTGACGTTCGCCGAGGGCTGCGACACCTCGGACCCGGACACCTCGGGCTTCGAGGAGGCGGTGGCGCGGGCGTCCGAGGCGGATGTGTGCGTGGCGGTGCTGGGCGACCGGGCGGGCCTGTTCGGGCGGGGCACGTCGGGCGAGGGCTGCGATGTGACGGACCTGCGACTGCCGGGCGTACAGGGCGAGTTGCTGGACAACCTGATCGCGACGGGCGTACCGGTCGTGCTGGTACTCCTGACGGGACGGCCGTACGCGCTCGGCCGCTGGCACGGGCGGCTCGGGGCGGTCGTCCAGGCGTTCTTCCCCGGGGAGGAGGGCGGACCGGCGGTGGCGGGAGTGCTGTCGGGCCGCGTCAACCCCTCCGGCCGCCTCCCGGTGAGCGTCCCGCACGTGCCCGGCGGACAGCCCTGGACCTACCTCCAGCCCCCGCTGGGCCTGGCGGGCGAGGTCAGCAACCTGGATCCGACGCCGCTGTACGCCTTCGGACACGGCCGCTCGTACACCACGTTCGCCTGGGAGTCCTTCGAGGGCACGCACCCGTCCATCGACACGGACGGTTCGTACGACATCTCGCTCACCGTCCGCAACACCGGCGACCGCGCGGGCGCGGAGGTCGTCCAGCTCTACCTCCACGACCCGGTGGCGTCGGTGACCCGCCCGGACGTCCGGCTGATCGGCTACCGGCGGGTGGAGCTGGAGCCGGGCGAGGCGAACCGGGTGACCTTCCGCTTCCACACCGACCTGTCCTCCTTCACCGATCGCTCGGGACGGCGGGTGGTCGAACCGGGCGTACTGGAGCTGCGGCTGGCGGCGTCCAGCGCGGACGTACGGCATACGGCGCGGGTGGAACTCACGGGGCACGTACGGGAGTTGGGGCCGGACCGGCGGCTGCGGTGCGAGACGGAGGTATCGGCGCCGGGGTGA